The proteins below come from a single Hypanus sabinus isolate sHypSab1 chromosome 1 unlocalized genomic scaffold, sHypSab1.hap1 SUPER_1_unloc_9, whole genome shotgun sequence genomic window:
- the LOC132385422 gene encoding interferon-gamma-inducible GTPase 10-like isoform X1 — translation MEEMIMFFYDLLLATISYLRPEPSPATHCPRKSSGGRRGPCSQPRDRRPINVAVTGPVGSGKSTLVRAMLRDAGAEVLEEEEAADSSDSLRSFVFPDNPRVLLWDLPGIEADDSAPWAPEEPGLAAFDFFILTSGSRLNEKVLQLARDIERTGRLFFFVRTKVDDYVRQTQQTSFPQAQLLREIRRHFSKGLQAAGVQAPRVFLLSALEPRDYDFPDFMQAFRGEFSTRD, via the exons ATGGAG GAGATGATAATGTTCTTCTACGACCTGCTCCTGGCAACCATCAGTTATCTGAGGCCGGAACCGAGCCCGGCCACCCACTGCCCCAGGAAGAGCTCCGGGGGTCGCCGCGGGCCCTGCTCCCAGCCCCGTGACCGTCGCCCCATCAACGTGGCCGTGACGGGTCCCGTGGGCTCCGGGAAGAGCACGCTGGTCCGGGCGATGCTGAGGGATGCTGGCGCCGAGGTGCTGGAAGAGGAGGAGGCGGCGGACTCCTCCGACAGCCTCAGGTCGTTCGTCTTCCCGGACAACCCCCGGGTCCTCCTCTGGGACCTCCCCGGCATCGAGGCGGACGACAGCGCGCCGTGGGCGCCGGAGGAGCCGGGACTCGCCGCATTTGACTTCTTCATCCTCACCAGCGGCTCGCGGCTGAACGAGAAGGTGCTGCAGCTGGCCCGGGACATCGAGCGGACTGGCAGGCTCTTCTTCTTCGTCCGCACCAAGGTGGACGACTATGTCCGGCAAACGCAGCAGACCAGCTTCCCTCAGGCTCAGCTGCTGCGGGAGATCCGCCGCCACTTCAGCAAGGGGCTGCAAGCGGCCGGGGTGCAGGCGCCTCGCGTATTCCTGCTCTCCGCCTTGGAGCCCCGCGACTACGACTTCCCCGACTTCATGCAGGCCTTCCGCGGCGAGTTCTCCACCCGCGACTGA